tttttttttggtgtttttttttctttttttctgttATTTATTACAATCAATTTAATCGTTCATCAGCCTATAAATCGTATATATCCAAAGAAATATTGTTtacattttaatataaatatcaaaaattatatatcatataaaatattaatatctttttatttatatcttaAAATAggtgtttagaaaaaaaacaaaaaaaaaaaaaaataaaaaaaaaaaaaaaaaaaaaaaaaacaaaacaacaaaacacaattttttaaaatttttttttttattttttttttttattttttttttttaaaccaaagATATGGGTAAAGAAACTAAAAtcgataaatttgaaaaaagtaaatataataaacgTTACAATGAACCAAATGATCCTTTAGAAATCGATTATATGAGAGGTTATCAAACAACCACACTCTCAAATATTTTACATTATggtttaattatattatcagCAGGTAATGtataatttttcatcatcatcatcattattattattattgtcataaaaatcaaaattttaatatatttaataattattattattattattattatttttatttttattttttttttatttataggtttattattattagtttatCATTGGGTACCAAGATGGGGTATTAAAATGAGATTTAAAGAatgtaaattaaatgatgcAAATTATGTTTATGTTAAAGCAAAAGATAAGAAATATGAACTTAGTCAAGTGAAACATGTATTAATTGGAAAGAAAGATTTAGAATTTTCAGAAAGTGAAAAGAAGGATAAATATATTGAATTCAAATTCACTCGTTTATTCTATAATGTAGAGAAAGATTTATTCATTAGACCAATTAGTAACACTGATTATCATAGAAGTAAAATCAATGAATTGGTGAAGACCGGTTTATCAATGAATAAATATCAAGAGGGTAGAGATCTTTTTGGACCCAATTTAATTAGTGTGCCATTGAAATCAATTCCATCATTGTTGTTAGACGAGATTTTACATCCATTCTTTatctttcaaatttattcaatCATTCTTTGGTGTACAGAAGATTATTATGTTTATGCAGGTGCAATTCTTTTCATTGCTTTGGTTACTGCCATTTTCACATTACGTGAGACTCGTAATAATCTCTTGCGTTTAAATGAGATCGCCACCTATAGATGTGATGTGACAGTGTTAAGAGATGGTAAACTTCAAGTGGTATCCTCAGAGACATTGGTTCCAGGTGATATTATcgaaattcaaaaatcatTGGTACTTCCATGtgatttttgtttattaactGGTACTGTAATTCTCAACGAGTCAATGTTAACAGGTGAATCGATCCCAGTTACAAAGTATTCATTGGAGGAGTGTTCAGGTGATCAATTGTCTGTGGACCCATTGGTGAATAAACGTTGTGCAATGTCTGGTGGTACAAAGGTTGTTAAAACTCAAGCCAAAGAGAAGGATGCTAAAATCTTTGCAATGGTTACCAATACAAGTTGGTTAACTACAAAGGGTGGTTTGGTATTGTCAATGTTGTATCCAAAGGAATCtcatttcaaattctttGAACAATCTTTGAAATTCTTGGGTGTACTTTGTTTCATTGCATTGATTGGTTTCGGTGTTTCAGTATGGAGATTAATTAAAGCAGGCGAACAATTAAGTGAGGTAGTTACCAAAGCATTGGATTTAATTACAATTGTTGTTCCACCAGCTTTACCAATGGCACAAAGTGTTGGTACAGGTTTCAGTATCGTACGTTTAAAGgcaaataaaatcttttgtATTTCACCACCAAGAGTTAATATGGCAGGTAAAGTTGAAGTCTATTGTTTCGATAAAACTGGTACACTCACTGAAGATGGTTTAGATTTGTTTGGTGTATTACCATCCCATCaagatagtaataatagtggtggttTTGGTACAGTAATTAAAACCGATTTAAATCGTATGACAGgtccattatttttaacaatgGCCACCTGTCATACTTTGGCTCATATCGATGAACAAGTTAGTGGTGATCCATTGGAAGAGAAGATTTTCACTGCAACAAATGCAAAGttaaatgataatggtgaattTGGTTTTTGTGCATCAATTCAATTGTCAAAAGTTGATAATATCTCTATGGTTCATCAAGAATATCCAATCTCTACAGTGGATGTTGAAACCTCTGATCAAATTGCATTGGTTGAACGTTTCGAATTTCAATCTGCACTTCAAAGAATGAGTGTTGTAATTAGAGGTATTAGAGCAACCGATGGTTCAACTCAAAGTAGTAAAGATTTGGCAATTGTTAAAGGTTCACCAGAGATGATTAAAAAACTTTCAAATCCAACTTCAATTCCATCCGATTTTGAACATGTTCTTAGCACCTATACAAAGAAGGGTTATCGTGTATTGGGTTGTGGTTATAAAGAATGGGATCCATCAGATTCAATTGGTAAAACAAAGGATGAAATTAGATCAATGGTTGAGAGAGATTTAATGTTTTTAGGTTTCATTATTATGgagaataaaattaaaccagAGACTGCTGGTGCATTAAAGGTATTAAAGGATGCAAATATTCGTATCATTATGGTCACTGGTGATAATGTTCTAACCGCAGTTAGTGTTTCAAGAGAATGCGGTCTAGTCACTAAAGAGAAAACAATATTCTCGTCACAATTGGTTAATGATCCTGTAACTGGTAAACCAACAATGGTAGAATGGTTTGATGTTACCTCACCTGAAGAATCAATTCCATTCACTTTGGACCCATACACtttaacaattaataatgctGGTGGTGGCAGTAATTACGATGATGAGTATAGTTTGGCTGTCACTGGTGATGTTTggaaatattattatgatcAATTCAAAGCAAATGGTCAACCAACCATTTGTTTCAATCAAATCTTAAGAAAAGGTCAAGTGTTTGCACGTATGACACCagatcaaaaacaaaatcttATCGAGGAACTTCAAGTATTAGGACTCTATGTTGGCATGTGTGGTGATGGTGCAAATGATTGTGGTGCATTAAAAGCTGCACATGTTGGTATTTCTTTATCTCAAGCTGAGGCATCTATTGCCGCTCCATTCACTTCAACCATTACCAATGTAACTTGTACCTATAATCTAATTAAAGAGGGTAGAGCATCATTAACAGTGTCATTCAAACTTTTCCAATTCATTGGTATGTACtcattgattcaattttgtCAAGTTATTCTATTGTATTTCGATGGTTCCGTATTGAATAACTATCAATATCTCTATCAAGATCTTTGGGTAATTTTCCCATTGGTAATTTTCATGGGTCGTACTGAACCATGTAGTAAACTCTCCATCAAAAGACCATCCTCTCGTTTAATTAGTTCAACAGTTATTGGTAGTTTACTCAGTCATGTCACATTAACATTTGTTTTCCAATTATTGGTTTACATTTTCGTACGTCGTAATTCATGGTATAAGGATTTACCCGACACAAGCTCCAATGAAAATGAACCAAGATTAGATCATTTATTGGCATCCCTTTTCATCTATGGTAATATGCAATACTCTGTCATGTGTTTCATTTACTCTTGGGGTAAACCTTTCCTTAGACCAATTTATACCAATCGTGCATTATTCATCTTCTTTTGTGTAACACTTACaacttcttcattattattattgttgccTGTTTCCATTAGATTCTTTGGTACAACATGGTTAATGGATTTACCAGTACGTTGGAGAGTTGAACTCTTAATTCTCTTTATTATCAATGCTGCTCTCGCTATGGCTGCCGAATGGATTATCATTGTCTATCGTGAAATCAGATCAAAATCAAagagaaaattaaaacaaaaacaaaattccGATCCAAATATTATTGCAAAAAATACTGTTAATGAAAGATATACtagtttaaattaaattttagtatttaaaaaattattaaacagtataataataaataaataaaataaaataaaaataataacaataaaatataagatcattttttatttttttttttttttttggtcaaAAACTGgacttgttttttttttttatttttttttttatttttttttttattttttggtttatttttagtttttcatttttcaacaaaacaaaatgtcaaacaaaaatgatttaaaagagTTGATGAAAGCTAAAACTAAAGAAAGAGAGaagaatttattatcatcacaacaaacaacaaatagtttaaatacATCTACTaccaatagtaataatgatgatggaaAACAATTTGCAAAGTATAATAgtcaaaaacaattattgtGTTCTTTATGTGAAGCAAAAGTATTAAGTGATTCAATGTGGAAAGCTCATTGTAACTCTAAAAAACATAAAGAATTACTAGAAGTTTATCGaagaaaacaacaacaacatcaacaacaacaacaacaacaacaacaacaacaacaacaacaacaacaacaacaacaacaacaacaacaacaacaacaacaagataaaaagaaaagagaattggaatttttaattacagAATCACAACCTTCCAAAATAATTAAGACAacagaagaagaggaagaggaaGCCTTAAAAGAAGTTTCAACAATAAGTAGTTTATTTGGTGCTTATAGTGacgaagatgatgatgatgataataataataatagtaataataataataataataataataataataataataataataaaattgaaataaattcgaaaaataatagttttccAAGTGGTTTTTTTGATAATccagaagaagaaaaaaaatcaattataaacGATGATTCAGATTTAGAggttaatgataaattaccaaaaggattctttgataatgatagtaTAAGGAAGAATGAAGATATTGATAAAGAAGAAATCGATGAAATAACAGAAGAGGAATTAAAGTAAGTTttgtttcaaataaaaattaaattttgttttgaatttaattaattaataaaattggttgATATAGTACtaatgcaaaaaaaaaaaaaaataaataaataaaataaaaataaattaattattaaaatatttactaGTAAACAACTTgaacaatataataataatattattgattccacaactacaactattgttgaaaatgaaaatgattatattattaataacgataacaataataataataataataataatattaataatattgaagaggtagatgataaaaatagttataaagaagaaaatgttaatagtaataaagaacaacaacaacaagaacaagaacaaaaggtagaaaaagaagaaaaccTAATAAAGAAAgttgataaaaaaataaatgaaaatgttttaattggacgagttttgaataattttgaaaaaaaggtTTTAGAATCAAAAATTGATGAACTTGAAAATAAGAGAaaagatttgaaattaatgattcattcaaaaaataatattaatgaaaagGAGaacaaaaaagaagaaagtgATGacgatggtgatgatgattttaatttcgATGAAGATGTCCAAATGTTGGACACTAGAtcaatatttcaaaaaaagaaataaaattgtaaataatttctctaaactttcatatttttttattatttattttattttattttatttttgttttggattactcaaaattaaaaaaaattttaaaaggttttaatcaatataatatggaaataaattaatcttactttttttttttttaatttttttttttatcattttcatctatagttttaaagttttacattgttaaatatataaatttatttatttcttttttattattatttttttatttttctggTGGTTACTTTTTTTGGCCTTCTCGGTGTtggtatttattttaaaaatcttgGTTGGTTAATTTCTatcataaattaaataattttaaaaataggtTTTATAGGGTTATCTTTGTCTAATTAATATCTAGATAAAATGGGGTGTTATTGTTATGGTTTcaattccaaaaaataatattaaaaaaaatatggacATTNNNNNNNNNNNNNNNNNNNNNNNNNNNNNNNNNNNNNNNNNNNNNNNNNNNNNNNNNNNNNNNNNNNNNNNNNNNNNNNNNNNNNNNNNNNNNNNNNNNNTATGATGAAGATGGttatgatgaaaatggttATGATAAATATGGTTATTttttatgtaaaaaaaacatcTATGATGAAAATGGCTATGATCAATATGGCTATAATGAATATGGTTATGATAAAGATGGTTATGATGAAGATGGTTATGATGAAGAGGGTTATGATGAAGATGGTTATGATAAAGCTGGTTATGATAAATGTGGttataatgatgatggttaTCATCAAGATGGTTATAATGCATTAGGTTATTATGAAGATggttataatataaatggtTATAATGAAGATGGTTATGATAAATATGGTTATAATGAAGATGGTTATGATGAAGATGGTTATAATGAAGAGGGTTATGATAAAGATGGTTATCATATATATGGTTATAACAAATAtggttataataaatatggtTATGATAAATATGGTTATGATAAAGATGGTTATGATAAAGACGGTTACGATGAAGATGATTATGATAAAAATGGTTATAATCCATATGGTTATGATAAAGatggttttaataaaaatggttaTAATAGAGATGGggtttatataaaaaaaaaaaaacttaacaAAATCACTAAAAAAAGCAAATTAGTtttgaaatcattaattCCATATAAAGGTATTCTtgcaaataatttaacagattttaaatcaactgaaaatgatttctttttaaatgtaGTGTCTCTTTTGTCACGTGAACGCCATATTACATTTATATCTAGTGGTAACTTTGacaacaatttcaacaattgtTTGAAAATATCGCCGGAATTCTCAAAATGGAATAGTAATAAAGGTGAGGTAGAAATAAGTTCCTTTCCAACTTATGCTATAGATACAAAGGGTTCTAGAAGACTgaccttttattttttttcaatgaatagtaagtcttttttattaattataattaacaatattttaaaataacccCACTTGGTactaatataaattaaacaacacaacaacaacaacaacaacaacaacaacaacaacaacaacaacaacaacaacaacaacaacaacaacaacaacaacaacaacaacaacaacaacaacaacaacaacaacaacaacaacaacaacaacaacaacaacaacaccaataaaAGTCCAAAcataatcattattttagaatttaaattttttcataAGACTAATTCAATTTTCAGTTATTTTCTTGACGTAAAAAAAAGACCAACACTAATTAcattgatttctttgaatCTGCCAAAGATCAAATATTCACAATGACTCAGAGAATTCTAGATGTATCAAAAAGTGTTGACAAagaatatcaaataattaattatctCATATTTGGATATAaagatatttcaaaattaaaaactagaCCCCAAAGGATTGctgattttggttttgatatttatttaattgatgctGTTACTAAGGAATCAACGAAAATTcataattaaacaaaaataaatatccaCTCCATGAAGGtcaaaaacaataacaacaagagaattaaaaaataaaataaaataataaaattaaaattcatatatatatatatatatatatatatatatatatatatatatatatatatatatatatatatatatatatatatatatatatatatatatatatatgtgtaTAAAACTATCAATTACAATATccatttataataataataataataataataataataataataataataataataataataataataataataataataataataataataataataataataataataataataataataataataataataataataataataataataataataataataataataataaataaaataaaaagttacaggaataatttatttaaactattgTCTGAATTATGggtcgtttttttttttttttttttttttttttttatttttattttccaaataCATTGGCCAATTccaataattattgttttttgtgTGTGATAATCATTGCtgcaaaaattaaaaaaaaataaagataaaaatagaaaattaaagatagaaaaaataattatttaatttatttttattttattttttttttttttttttcaaaaaggtttttttttaaaggggccaaatttttttttcactttagtaaaaaaaaaaaaattaaaatggaattttattaatcatattctaatttattaaaaataaaacaaaatttatttagataaataacacttttaaaaaaattctgTAGAGTCAATTagtctaaaaataaaaattacttgttcaatttaaataattaattggattttgatctcattttaaaaacatttaaaattttatttttaaaatgagaTCAAAATcgaattaattatttagacAGAAagaacaaattatttttatttcaaaaattaatgtactcgataataaaaaaaaaaaaacaataacaaattTGGCGCAATTTATGCTCGTAAATCATAACACCATTCTcattcaaaaaaagaatggaaacaaaaattttaaaaaaaaacagtttttgaaaaaaaaaaaaataaaataaaataaaaaaaataaaaaaataaaaaaaataaaaatctttgCAGTTGATTTCGTTTAATCTGAatcctttaaaaaaaaaaaaaaaaaaaaaaaaaaaaagaattaaaaaactaaatttaataaaaaaaaaaaaattaaaataaaataaaaaaaaaaataataaaataaaaactaaatttaataaaaaaaaaatcaaaaaaaaacaaaaaaactaaaaaagaaaagaaaaaagaaataaaaaattttaaaattttataataaaaacgTAGAAATATCTATACACTTTTCaacattgtttttattattggtcgaatttttaaaaaaataaaataaaaaatgagaaAAATTATGGTAGCCACCAACCGTTTTGAAAAATCTGATAACAATTCACGAAAAAATGCAaagttttcaaaaataaaaaatatctttttttttttttttattttttttttttttataaaaagatgaaattttTGAGGAGGTTAGAGAATTTTCCAACTACTTTTGactctaaaatttttttttaaaaaatattttttattttttttttttttccaaacgATTCGgtataaaaagttttttttaaaaaaatttaatcattATCTTAATCatccaattattttttaaatatatatataaataaaatgaaagtTTTATCTGCCTTATGCGTTTTATTAGTCAGTGTTGCCACTGCCAAACAACAATTATCCGAAGTTGAATACAGAAATGCTTTCACCAATTGGATGATTGCTCACCAAAGACATTATTCATCAGAAGAGTTCAATGGTCGTTACAATATCTTCAAAGCCAATATGGATTACGTCAATGAATGGAATACCAAAGGTAGTGAAACCGTTTTAGGTTTAAATGTCTTTGCTGATATCAGCAATGAAGAATACAGAGCCACCTATTTAGGTACCCCATTCGATGCTTCATCCCTCGAAATGACCGAATCCGATAAAATCTTCGATGCTTCCGCTCAAGTCGATTGGAGAACTCAAGGTGCTGTCACCCCAATCAAAAATCAAGGTCaatgtggtggttgttggtCATTCTCAACTACTGGTGCCACTGAAGGTGCTCAATACCTTGCCAACGGTAAAAAGAATTTAGTCTCATTATCCGAACAAAATTTAATCGATTGTTCAGGTTCATACGGTAACAACGGTTGTGAAGGTGGTTTAATGACCTTAGCTTTCGAATACATCATCAATAACAAAGGTATTGATACTGAAAGCAGCTACCCATACACTGCTGAAGACggtaaaaaatgtaaattcaaCCCAAAGAATGTTGCTGCTCAATTATCATCATACGTTAACGTTACCTCTGGTTCAGAATCAGATTTAGCTGCCAAAGTTACTCAAGGTCCAACCTCAGTTGCCATTGATGCATCCAACCAATCATTCCAATTGTACGTTTCAGGTATCTACAATGAGCCAGCTTGCTCTTCAACTCAATTAGATCACGGTGTCTTAGCTGTTGGTTTCGGTACTGGTAGTGGTTCATCTGGTTCCCATGGTGGTTCCCAATCACAATCTGCTGGTTCAGATTCACAATCTGCTGGTTCAGAATCATCCCAATCTGAATCCGGTTCACAATCACAATCTGAATCCGGttcacaatcacaatcacaatctGGTTCTCAATCATTCTCTGGTTCCTTATACTCTGGTTCATACTCTGGTTCCCAATCTGGTTCCCAATCTGGTAACAGCGGTGCTGCTGTTAAACAAACTGGTGCTGGTTCAGGTTCAGGTTCAGGTTCAGGTTCCGGTTCCGGTTCAGGTTCAGGTTCAGTCTCAGGTTCAGCTTCAGGTTCCGCCTCAGGTTCCGCCTCAGGTTCATCAAGTGGTAGCAATAGCAACGGTGGTGTTTATCCAACCGCTGGTGACTACTGGATCGTTAAAAACTCATGGGGTACCTCATGGGGTATGGATGGTTACATTTTAATGACCAAAGGAAATAACAATCAGTAAGTacataatatataaaataatttatatacatatttataataaaaatagaaatactaactaatttttttttttttttttttttaaattttcctTTATAGATGCGGTATTGCAACAATGGCCTCACGTCCAACTGCTGTTGCATCACTTTAAATTAACGatacatatatatacatatttatataattttataattaataaaaaataatacgaaaacatataaaatttatatgataaataaataaaaaatatttgtaatatataaaaattaattttcttttaataaagttGTTTTAAGTTCTCTTTTGTAAAATTtgtctttttaaaaaaatttttttttaaataaacgccaatatctttttttaaaaaattataaataaattattttattattataatttttttattttattttattttattttattttttttttaattatctttaatcatttttaaaattttaaaaaatattttcatgtGTTTCTTATaaagtattaaaaaataatttaaacaaaacCAAATTGTTAAACGTGGAATTGTAATTGAaatataatcatttaaaaatgaaggAAATATTGAAAGGAATAAAAGTGAAAAAGATTGAATAAAGAAAACTAATGTCCAAGtttcataataatattttttaaaaaataattttaattttgaattatattttaaacttGATAAATTAACTTGTTTTCCTTtgataattaatttctttacagTTAATGGAATTAATCTATGatctaattttatatatcttttatttttgaaatcaCTAAATTCAATGATTTCAACACCAAATGGAATTGAACCATAACAAAGATTTGAAGCAATATATTCTCCATTGAAATGatcaataattttcaatttcttaaCAGATGATGGTATTACATTCTTTTCAATTCTTGTTTCAAAACtacaaaatgaaattgttaattttCTAACTGATGATGGTATAAATCCTGGAATTAATTGCGgttgaaaatattttggaCCCAATACAAGTTTTGTAACTGATGATGGTATAAATCCaactaataaattaatattaaaacaacCATCGATAATTAaggttttaattgattttggtatATCATTAATAGTTAAATCCATtctattgaaaaaattgaatagttttaatttggTCACAGTTTGTGGAATTGTATgtggtttattaaaaataccaCCATATTCAATGGATGTTACAGATGGTggtaaaaattcaaatgattgaTTGAAATGATATCCAAATCTTAAAGTTTCGCATGTTGGTGGAATTACacctttatcaattttaaaattaaaaaattgaccAACATAAATTGTCTTTACTTTTGGTGGTAATGATCCAATTATCAATGGATATGAAAATACATTACTCAACTTTAATGACCTTACTGAATGTGGTATTGCTCCAACTGGTATCGatgaattctttaaaaatttacacTTCTTTATATAATATGAATTCTCTAAACCATTCAATTTGCTACAATCTtcaaaaactttaattttattcattgaatattttttaatttgatgaaaaattctaaatcttaaaaatttatttctccaaactttaaaaaataatatttcatttaaattattattatcaattattaaattaattttattattattattcattttttttttttttttttctttttatttgaattaaaattttcaatatgaTT
This region of Dictyostelium discoideum AX4 chromosome 3 chromosome, whole genome shotgun sequence genomic DNA includes:
- a CDS encoding P-type ATPase is translated as MGKETKIDKFEKSKYNKRYNEPNDPLEIDYMRGYQTTTLSNILHYGLIILSAGLLLLVYHWVPRWGIKMRFKECKLNDANYVYVKAKDKKYELSQVKHVLIGKKDLEFSESEKKDKYIEFKFTRLFYNVEKDLFIRPISNTDYHRSKINELVKTGLSMNKYQEGRDLFGPNLISVPLKSIPSLLLDEILHPFFIFQIYSIILWCTEDYYVYAGAILFIALVTAIFTLRETRNNLLRLNEIATYRCDVTVLRDGKLQVVSSETLVPGDIIEIQKSLVLPCDFCLLTGTVILNESMLTGESIPVTKYSLEECSGDQLSVDPLVNKRCAMSGGTKVVKTQAKEKDAKIFAMVTNTSWLTTKGGLVLSMLYPKESHFKFFEQSLKFLGVLCFIALIGFGVSVWRLIKAGEQLSEVVTKALDLITIVVPPALPMAQSVGTGFSIVRLKANKIFCISPPRVNMAGKVEVYCFDKTGTLTEDGLDLFGVLPSHQDSNNSGGFGTVIKTDLNRMTGPLFLTMATCHTLAHIDEQVSGDPLEEKIFTATNAKLNDNGEFGFCASIQLSKVDNISMVHQEYPISTVDVETSDQIALVERFEFQSALQRMSVVIRGIRATDGSTQSSKDLAIVKGSPEMIKKLSNPTSIPSDFEHVLSTYTKKGYRVLGCGYKEWDPSDSIGKTKDEIRSMVERDLMFLGFIIMENKIKPETAGALKVLKDANIRIIMVTGDNVLTAVSVSRECGLVTKEKTIFSSQLVNDPVTGKPTMVEWFDVTSPEESIPFTLDPYTLTINNAGGGSNYDDEYSLAVTGDVWKYYYDQFKANGQPTICFNQILRKGQVFARMTPDQKQNLIEELQVLGLYVGMCGDGANDCGALKAAHVGISLSQAEASIAAPFTSTITNVTCTYNLIKEGRASLTVSFKLFQFIGMYSLIQFCQVILLYFDGSVLNNYQYLYQDLWVIFPLVIFMGRTEPCSKLSIKRPSSRLISSTVIGSLLSHVTLTFVFQLLVYIFVRRNSWYKDLPDTSSNENEPRLDHLLASLFIYGNMQYSVMCFIYSWGKPFLRPIYTNRALFIFFCVTLTTSSLLLLLPVSIRFFGTTWLMDLPVRWRVELLILFIINAALAMAAEWIIIVYREIRSKSKRKLKQKQNSDPNIIAKNTVNERYTSLN
- the cprG gene encoding cysteine proteinase gives rise to the protein MKVLSALCVLLVSVATAKQQLSEVEYRNAFTNWMIAHQRHYSSEEFNGRYNIFKANMDYVNEWNTKGSETVLGLNVFADISNEEYRATYLGTPFDASSLEMTESDKIFDASAQVDWRTQGAVTPIKNQGQCGGCWSFSTTGATEGAQYLANGKKNLVSLSEQNLIDCSGSYGNNGCEGGLMTLAFEYIINNKGIDTESSYPYTAEDGKKCKFNPKNVAAQLSSYVNVTSGSESDLAAKVTQGPTSVAIDASNQSFQLYVSGIYNEPACSSTQLDHGVLAVGFGTGSGSSGSHGGSQSQSAGSDSQSAGSESSQSESGSQSQSESGSQSQSQSGSQSFSGSLYSGSYSGSQSGSQSGNSGAAVKQTGAGSGSGSGSGSGSGSGSGSVSGSASGSASGSASGSSSGSNSNGGVYPTAGDYWIVKNSWGTSWGMDGYILMTKGNNNQCGIATMASRPTAVASL